From the Actinopolymorpha singaporensis genome, the window GTGCGCGGCCGGGTCGACCAACCGGGGCTCGCCGTCCAGCGCCCAGACGATGTTGCCCGACCACAGGTCGCCGTGGATGCGGGCAGGGGGTTCGGGCGGGCCGGCGTGGTCGTCGATGTGGTCCAGGACCGCGCAGATCGCGTTCGCGTCGTCGGCCCGCAGACGGCCCCGGTTGAACGCGGTCCGCAGGTAGGGCTCGACGCGGTTGCGGGCGTAGAACTCGGGCCATCTGTCGGCCGGCTCGTTCGGCTGTGGCAGTGCGCCGATGTAGCCGTCCGCCGGTCCGCCGAACGACGCGGCGCCGCTTCGGTGGGTGATCGCGAGAGCCTGGCCGAGCTGTTCGGCTGCCTCCGGTGTGGGACGACCGGCCTCCAGCCACTCCAAGACGAGGCACTCCTGGCCGACGCCGAGCACGACCGGGATGGCGGCCGCGCCCTCGCCGGCGGAGGCCAGCCACTCGAGGTGGGCAGCCTCGGTGGGAAAGAAGTCGTCGGGGGCGCCTGGCCGCGCCTTGACGAAGACGCTGCGGCCGTCACCGAGGCGGGCGCGGGTCGCGACACATACGTCGCCGCCGGCCACGGGGTTGGTCGCCACGACCGCGGTGCCGAGGAGCTCCTCGACGTGCTGAGCGATGCTTGCCTGCCGAGCCATTGCCCGATAGTAAGACCTGGGCTCTCACTTTGCGTACGCGGGCGAGTCGATGCCGTGACGATCAGTTGGTCGGGCCGATCAGTGAGGCGAGTTCCGTGACCAGACCGGCGGCCGCCTCCTCGACCATTTCGAGCACCTCGTCGAACGCCTCACCACTCGCGGTGTAGGGGTCCGGGATCTCGCCGACGTTCCTTCCGAACCAGCCGAACAGCCCTACCCGGTGCCCGTCGCCCGGTCCGGCGAGGCGGCGCAGACCGTCAAGGTTGGCCTCGTCCATGCCGAGCACCAGATCGCGGTCGGCGAACCAGTCACGGTCGAACTGCTGTGCCCGGTGCGCCGACACCTCGTCCCGGTCGTACCCCGAGGCGACCAGTACGCGCGCCGACCGCGGGTCCATCCCCTCGCCGACGTGCCAGCCGCCGAGCCCGGCGCTGTCCACCCGGACCACGGTGAGCCCGGCTTCGGCGAGCTGTCGTCGTACGACCACCGCGGCGATCGGCGACCGGCAGATGTTGCCCAGGCAGACCAGGCTCAGGTGGTACGCGGACGGGTCACGGGCCGGAGGAAGCTGCACGGTCCCAGGATGCCGACCGGCCCGGCCGCCCGTGGGTACGGGGGTCGGCCGGGCCGGTCGTTGCGTCACTCGTGGATGCCGGTCGTACGTCGGTCATACGCCTGGCGTGCGTTGCTCGTACGTCAGGCGTACGTCAGTTGTCCTCGTCCTCCGCCGCGTCCGAGTCGCCGCGCGGCTGGTCCTCACCGAGGATCCGGTAGATCTTCGACCGGGCCTCGTGGAGGGTGTCGACGATCCGGGCGAGCTGGTCCTCGTCGGCCACCTGGGCGCCCTGCATCGCGGCGGCGGCCAGGCCCATCCCGGCGTTCCGCAGCTCGTGCCACGGCGAGTCGGCGGGCTCGGCGAACTCCTCCCACGGTGCCTGCCCCTCGCGGGTGGCCACGTGTTCGCGGCCGGCCTCGGTGAGGGCGTAGGACCGCTTGCCGCCCTCCTCGGTGGAGCTGACCAGGCCCTCGTCCTCGAGCAACTGCAGTGTGGGATAGATCGAACCCGCACTGGGGCGCCAGGCCCCGCCGCTGCGTTCGGCGAGTTCCCGGATCATCTCGTAGCCGTGCATCGGCCGGCCGGTGTCGGCGAGCAGGTGGAGGATTCCCGACCGGACGTCGCCGCGGCGCGCCCGCGGGCCGCGGCCTGGCCCGAACGGCGGGCCCCAGCCGCCGCGACCCCAGCCGCCGGGGCCACCCGGGCCGCCGAAGCCGAAGCCACCGAATCCTCCGGGGCCGAAGCCACCGGGACCGAAACCGCCACGGCCCCGTCCGCCGCCGCGTCCTCGTCCGCCGCGGCCGCGACCTCCGCCACCGCGTCCTTCGCCTCCTCCGTGTTCTCCGTGCGCACCGAAGAAGTGGCCACGGAAGTGCTCCGCCGGGTCGCCGGGGACGTCGTACTCGCCCGCGTCACCGAAGTCTCCGCCCGGGTGAGGTCCAGGCGGGGGCGGCTCGAAACCGGTGGACCCGAACGGACCGAACTGTGCGTGCCCGAACGGTCCGCCCGCCGGGCCGCAGCCCCTGCGAGCGGCCGCCCTCAGTGCCGCCGCTGCCACCGGCATGGCGTACGGAAGGGCCCGGGCGAAGGGTGGGGTGTGCCTGCTCATGTGATCTCTCCTCAGGTCTGGCGACGTGTCGCTGAACTGTCGTTCCGATGGTTCACGATATATCGCCGATACGACGGCGACAAGTCCTGAGCGAAGAGAATCAGACCGTCGGGAGGAGTCGGCCGAGGGTCAGGCGCGATCAGGAGCCGCCGCCTCGAGGTCGGCGACGGTGCCCGACATGACGGTTCGGACGTGCTCGGTGAGGTGGTGGAGTGGCCAGTCCCACCAGGCCACGGCGAGCAGGCGGGCGATGTCCGTCTCGCTGTGGCGGTACCGGATCAGCCGGGCCGGGTTGCCGCCGACGACGCCGTAGTCGGGAACGTCGTCGACCACGACCGAGCCGGAGGCCACGATCGCGCCGTGTCCGATCCGTACGCCGGGCATCACCATCGACCCGTAGCCGAGCCAGACGTCGTGCCCCACCACCGTGTCGCCGCGCCCGGGCAGCCCGGTGATCAGGTCGAAGTGGTCCGCCCACGCACCGCCCATGATCGGGAACGGGAACGTCGACGGGCCGTCCATCCGGTGGTTGGCGCCGTTCATCAGGAACCGGACCCCCGTGCCCAGAGCGCAGAACCGGCCGATGACCAGCCTCTCCGGCCCGTAGTGGTAGAGCACGTTGCGGGTCTCGAACTCCGTCGGGTCGTCCGGATCGTCGTAGTAGGTGAACTCACCGACCTCGATCAACGGCGAGGTGACCAGCGGGCGGAGCAGCACAACCCGCGGCTGGCCGGGTATCGGATGGAGCACCGTCGGGTCGGCGGGCACCGGTGGTGTCGCCGGCGTGGACGGGTCGGCCGGCGTGGACGGTGTGTCGGGCGTGGACGGTGTGTCGGGCGTGGACGGTGTGTCGGGCATGGGGACTCCTCTCGGTCACGGCGAAGCCGCCATGATCGCGAGGGTGCGGCCGTTCGGGCCACCGGATCGCGCGGGGTTCCGGCCGGTCAGGAATCCTCGACGCGGGGACGCCGGAAGCCGGGATGCCCCGCCGGCAGCGAACGCCTCAGCACCCACGCGCTCACCGCGACACATGCCGCGACCAGCGGCCAGGTCAGCGCGGCCCGGGCAGCGGCGAGGGCCACCACCGCGTCCGCTGCGTACAGCGCACCGAATACTCCCACCCGTACGGCGTACTGCCCGACCCACACCCAGGAGGCGGCGCCGTAGGCCCGCAGCAGGTCGG encodes:
- a CDS encoding PadR family transcriptional regulator, which translates into the protein MSRHTPPFARALPYAMPVAAAALRAAARRGCGPAGGPFGHAQFGPFGSTGFEPPPPGPHPGGDFGDAGEYDVPGDPAEHFRGHFFGAHGEHGGGEGRGGGGRGRGGRGRGGGRGRGGFGPGGFGPGGFGGFGFGGPGGPGGWGRGGWGPPFGPGRGPRARRGDVRSGILHLLADTGRPMHGYEMIRELAERSGGAWRPSAGSIYPTLQLLEDEGLVSSTEEGGKRSYALTEAGREHVATREGQAPWEEFAEPADSPWHELRNAGMGLAAAAMQGAQVADEDQLARIVDTLHEARSKIYRILGEDQPRGDSDAAEDEDN
- a CDS encoding low molecular weight protein-tyrosine-phosphatase; translated protein: MQLPPARDPSAYHLSLVCLGNICRSPIAAVVVRRQLAEAGLTVVRVDSAGLGGWHVGEGMDPRSARVLVASGYDRDEVSAHRAQQFDRDWFADRDLVLGMDEANLDGLRRLAGPGDGHRVGLFGWFGRNVGEIPDPYTASGEAFDEVLEMVEEAAAGLVTELASLIGPTN
- a CDS encoding fructosamine kinase family protein, with the protein product MARQASIAQHVEELLGTAVVATNPVAGGDVCVATRARLGDGRSVFVKARPGAPDDFFPTEAAHLEWLASAGEGAAAIPVVLGVGQECLVLEWLEAGRPTPEAAEQLGQALAITHRSGAASFGGPADGYIGALPQPNEPADRWPEFYARNRVEPYLRTAFNRGRLRADDANAICAVLDHIDDHAGPPEPPARIHGDLWSGNIVWALDGEPRLVDPAAHGGHRETDLAMLALFGTPHLDRLVAAYDEVFPLADGWRDRVALHQLHPLLTHAAAFGGGYGVRAGQAARSLTAALATRDAATEA
- a CDS encoding CatB-related O-acetyltransferase, with amino-acid sequence MPDTPSTPDTPSTPDTPSTPADPSTPATPPVPADPTVLHPIPGQPRVVLLRPLVTSPLIEVGEFTYYDDPDDPTEFETRNVLYHYGPERLVIGRFCALGTGVRFLMNGANHRMDGPSTFPFPIMGGAWADHFDLITGLPGRGDTVVGHDVWLGYGSMVMPGVRIGHGAIVASGSVVVDDVPDYGVVGGNPARLIRYRHSETDIARLLAVAWWDWPLHHLTEHVRTVMSGTVADLEAAAPDRA